Proteins found in one Chloroflexota bacterium genomic segment:
- a CDS encoding 4Fe-4S dicluster domain-containing protein — MSESEKGKAVLYDGNRCIGCRACSVACKSWNKNSADKESDNGVEITGGIEGKTQLSARTFTFMRYREIGDGYDLHWAFAKIQCMHCLNPACETACIVGALRRDEETGAVLYNQAKCIGCRYCMVACPFGIPTYQWDRPSPWIRKCTFCADRQNGGLSPACVTACPTGALEIFDERQQAIEEAHRRIEASPDKYVDRVYGEKEAGGTSWMYISPVDFQDLDFPNVTNESVPRNARKAMGALPYYAAGVIVLMAGAYWYTKRRQKIAAGEHEKKEG, encoded by the coding sequence ATGTCTGAATCTGAGAAAGGAAAAGCTGTACTTTACGACGGCAACAGGTGCATAGGATGCAGGGCCTGCTCAGTGGCCTGCAAGAGCTGGAATAAGAATTCAGCGGATAAGGAGTCCGATAACGGAGTAGAGATCACGGGAGGGATTGAGGGAAAGACGCAGCTCTCCGCCCGCACCTTCACCTTCATGCGCTATCGGGAGATCGGCGATGGCTACGATCTCCACTGGGCCTTTGCCAAGATCCAGTGCATGCACTGTCTGAATCCGGCTTGCGAGACAGCCTGCATTGTGGGCGCGCTGAGGAGGGACGAGGAAACGGGAGCAGTGCTATACAACCAAGCCAAGTGCATCGGCTGCCGGTACTGCATGGTCGCCTGCCCCTTCGGAATACCCACGTATCAATGGGACAGGCCATCGCCCTGGATACGCAAGTGCACCTTCTGTGCTGACCGCCAGAATGGCGGCCTTTCCCCGGCCTGTGTGACGGCCTGTCCGACCGGTGCTCTTGAGATTTTTGATGAACGGCAACAGGCCATCGAAGAGGCCCATCGCCGCATTGAGGCGTCGCCGGACAAGTACGTTGACCGCGTTTATGGGGAGAAAGAGGCAGGAGGTACCTCCTGGATGTACATCTCACCGGTGGATTTCCAGGATCTGGACTTCCCCAATGTCACAAATGAATCTGTGCCCAGGAACGCTCGCAAGGCTATGGGCGCCCTCCCTTACTACGCCGCGGGCGTGATAGTCCTTATGGCTGGCGCCTACTGGTATACCAAACGTCGCCAGAAGATAGCCGCTGGTGAGCACGAGAAGAAGGAGGGGTGA
- the fdnG gene encoding formate dehydrogenase-N subunit alpha — MELDRRDFLKLSGTAVVAAVALSALPELPAMAAQKFTLKPPVKETHTICCYCSVGCGAIVAAWKDEQGKEHIKIEGDPVHPINLGSLCPKGMAMYQIHEVDGEPNDQRVTKPLYRAPGSSEFVEKDWDWMLNEIAARVKKTRDDNFIAVDANGKTVNRNERMGSLGGGELDNEECYLLAKMSRALGVVYLEHCARLUHSSTVAALSESFGRGAMTNHWIDIKNADCVLIIGSNAAENHPISFKWVLKAREERKAKIIHVDPRFSRTSSKADIFARIRAGTDIAFIGGMIYYVLEDMRKNPQNYNIEYVSQYTNAAYIVNNGIKLPGEDGLFSGWDSTNNKYDPATWQYASVPNATAEAKLLTLDWSDWTNRTDDEETAWAELNEYCVLKLLWRHYKRYSYDDDNAMVPRITGIPADKLKQVYSEYAKTGAKNMAGTIMYAMGATQHTFGTQNIRAYSILQLLLGNMGIAGGGINALRGTSNVQGSTDMGLLSHILPGYLKVSNDSDTDILLGDATAVPPLGYLGRVTPQAINPPPGLAGTKTVNWWMNAPKYMVSLLKAWWPDTDPKVSYHYLPKGKASGVNYTHLGLIEAMGNDKIDGLWVWGQNPASGGPNSKVAREALGRLKWLVISDVWTNETATFWKRPGVTPADINTEVFLLPAAASFEKEGSVSNSGRWVQWRYRAVLPPGKALPDLDIMSQLMKKIQDLYKEEGGKAPEPILELDWPYGDIADADFVAREINGYALEPFDIPGITPGTVARSSYAKGELIDWFNDLQKDGKTSSGNWLFCGQYNKALDPDKLDHPELITVVNGIDSINKAKKRDWKDTSLVVVVGESEKQIGLYANWAWCWPRNRRIIYNRASVDLQGKPWDPNRPVLRWNGAWEIGSDIEDGGGKAIKALGSEKRLPFIMNSDGVGKLWGYGERGTPLKDGPIPEVYEPWESPITNLMSKQQYDPAAFIGEFRNDRGTVVLFPHVAITYRCTEHWQTGIMTRNLPWLAELMPKMYVELGQDLADSLVPKIESGDRVKVTSARGSIEAVAIVTKRFQGIVVDGNHLIHQIGIPWHWGYAGRGTVTGDSGNILTPHVGDANTSIPEYKGFLCNIEKLVAREAANV; from the coding sequence GTGGAACTAGACCGCAGAGACTTCCTGAAGCTATCGGGGACAGCCGTGGTTGCTGCTGTGGCTTTGAGTGCTCTGCCCGAGCTGCCAGCGATGGCCGCACAAAAGTTTACGCTGAAACCGCCAGTCAAGGAAACGCACACCATCTGCTGTTACTGCTCCGTCGGCTGCGGGGCCATAGTAGCAGCCTGGAAGGACGAGCAAGGCAAGGAGCACATAAAGATAGAGGGGGATCCAGTCCACCCCATCAACCTGGGTTCGCTCTGTCCCAAGGGTATGGCCATGTACCAGATTCATGAAGTGGACGGTGAACCCAATGATCAAAGGGTGACCAAGCCACTGTACAGGGCCCCTGGGAGCAGCGAATTTGTGGAAAAAGACTGGGACTGGATGTTGAATGAAATTGCCGCCAGGGTGAAGAAAACCCGGGATGACAATTTCATAGCGGTCGATGCGAATGGCAAAACCGTCAACCGCAATGAGAGAATGGGTTCGCTTGGCGGCGGAGAGCTGGACAATGAGGAATGCTACCTCCTGGCCAAGATGAGTCGAGCCCTCGGTGTGGTGTACCTGGAACACTGCGCCCGGTTGTGACATTCCTCTACAGTTGCGGCTCTGTCAGAGTCGTTCGGTAGAGGGGCAATGACCAATCATTGGATTGACATCAAGAACGCCGACTGTGTCCTGATCATCGGTTCCAATGCAGCAGAGAACCATCCCATATCCTTCAAGTGGGTGCTCAAAGCGAGGGAAGAACGGAAGGCGAAGATTATCCATGTCGATCCGCGCTTCAGCCGCACTTCCTCCAAGGCTGATATCTTCGCCCGGATCAGAGCGGGTACGGACATCGCCTTCATAGGCGGTATGATCTACTACGTCCTAGAGGACATGCGGAAGAACCCGCAGAACTACAATATCGAGTACGTCTCGCAGTACACCAATGCCGCCTATATCGTCAACAACGGCATAAAGCTGCCTGGCGAGGATGGGCTGTTCAGTGGCTGGGATAGCACTAACAATAAATATGACCCCGCCACCTGGCAATATGCCAGCGTGCCCAATGCCACAGCCGAAGCAAAGCTCCTCACACTAGACTGGAGTGACTGGACAAACAGGACGGATGATGAGGAAACCGCCTGGGCAGAACTGAACGAGTATTGCGTGCTCAAGCTCCTGTGGAGGCACTATAAACGGTACAGTTATGATGACGATAACGCGATGGTTCCACGGATTACCGGTATACCAGCGGACAAATTGAAGCAGGTCTACTCCGAGTATGCCAAAACCGGCGCCAAGAATATGGCGGGAACAATTATGTATGCCATGGGCGCCACGCAGCATACCTTTGGCACCCAGAACATAAGGGCATACTCTATTCTTCAACTCCTCTTGGGCAACATGGGCATTGCCGGCGGCGGCATTAACGCCCTGCGCGGCACGTCCAACGTTCAAGGTTCGACCGACATGGGCTTACTCAGTCACATCTTGCCCGGTTATCTCAAGGTGTCAAACGATAGCGATACGGACATATTGTTGGGAGATGCGACTGCAGTTCCCCCATTAGGCTATCTTGGCAGGGTTACTCCGCAAGCTATCAATCCACCGCCAGGGCTTGCCGGGACAAAGACGGTGAACTGGTGGATGAACGCCCCCAAATATATGGTGAGCCTGCTCAAGGCATGGTGGCCCGACACTGACCCCAAAGTCAGCTACCACTACCTGCCCAAGGGAAAAGCCAGCGGCGTCAACTACACCCATCTCGGCCTGATTGAGGCAATGGGTAATGACAAGATTGACGGGCTCTGGGTCTGGGGCCAGAACCCGGCATCGGGTGGCCCCAACTCCAAAGTGGCGCGTGAGGCCCTGGGAAGACTGAAGTGGCTGGTAATCAGCGATGTCTGGACAAACGAGACTGCCACGTTCTGGAAGAGACCCGGAGTCACGCCCGCCGATATCAATACTGAAGTCTTCCTGTTGCCCGCTGCTGCCTCCTTCGAAAAGGAGGGCAGCGTTTCCAACAGCGGCCGCTGGGTTCAGTGGCGCTACAGAGCAGTTCTGCCGCCAGGCAAAGCCCTGCCTGACTTGGACATCATGAGCCAACTCATGAAGAAGATTCAAGATCTCTACAAAGAAGAAGGTGGGAAGGCTCCTGAGCCAATCCTCGAGCTGGACTGGCCATATGGTGACATAGCTGATGCGGACTTCGTAGCCAGGGAGATCAACGGCTACGCCCTGGAACCTTTTGACATACCTGGTATAACACCAGGCACAGTAGCCCGGAGCAGCTATGCCAAAGGAGAGTTAATCGACTGGTTCAACGATCTGCAAAAAGACGGGAAGACCTCCTCAGGCAACTGGCTATTCTGCGGCCAGTACAACAAGGCTTTGGATCCCGACAAGCTAGACCATCCTGAACTTATCACCGTGGTAAACGGCATCGATTCCATAAACAAGGCGAAGAAGCGTGACTGGAAGGACACATCCTTAGTGGTGGTGGTGGGTGAATCCGAGAAACAGATCGGGCTGTATGCCAACTGGGCCTGGTGCTGGCCGAGGAACCGCCGCATCATCTATAACCGCGCCTCAGTTGATCTGCAGGGCAAACCATGGGATCCCAACCGCCCCGTGCTCCGCTGGAACGGCGCCTGGGAAATCGGCAGCGACATCGAAGACGGCGGCGGAAAGGCCATAAAGGCACTAGGCAGCGAAAAGAGACTCCCCTTCATCATGAATTCTGATGGCGTGGGCAAACTATGGGGTTACGGAGAGAGAGGTACCCCTCTAAAGGACGGCCCAATTCCGGAAGTCTACGAGCCATGGGAGAGCCCCATCACAAATCTGATGTCAAAACAGCAATATGACCCGGCGGCATTCATCGGAGAGTTCAGGAACGACCGCGGCACAGTCGTCCTATTTCCTCATGTTGCCATTACCTACCGCTGCACCGAGCACTGGCAGACGGGGATCATGACCAGAAACCTGCCCTGGTTGGCGGAACTGATGCCGAAGATGTACGTGGAGCTTGGTCAGGATCTGGCCGACTCCCTTGTTCCAAAGATCGAGAGCGGAGACAGGGTCAAGGTTACGTCAGCCCGTGGATCGATCGAAGCAGTAGCCATAGTCACCAAGCGCTTCCAAGGTATAGTGGTGGATGGAAATCATCTCATTCACCAGATCGGCATCCCCTGGCATTGGGGCTATGCAGGACGTGGCACTGTCACTGGCGACAGCGGCAACATCCTCACCCCCCATGTGGGAGACGCCAACACTTCCATACCAGAATACAAGGGTTTCCTATGCAACATAGAGAAGCTGGTGGCAAGGGAGGCGGCAAATGTCTGA